A part of Vigna radiata var. radiata cultivar VC1973A chromosome 11, Vradiata_ver6, whole genome shotgun sequence genomic DNA contains:
- the LOC106777439 gene encoding protein FEZ yields the protein MEEINNDAEKLDEVMLPGFRFHPTDEELVGFYLKRKIQQRPFTIELIKQLDIYKYDPWDLPKLATTGEKEWYFYCPRDRKYRNSARPNRVTGAGFWKATGTDRPIYSSEGSKCIGLKKSLVFYKGRAAKGVKTDWMMHEFRLPSLTDSLSPKYIDKNIPANESWAICRIFKKTNATAQRALSQSWVSSLPETRTSDHIQTKDQNSMQFCSDISFTKKTTLASHYFTNNYNDAQPLTPNSSTTLCPLDVASYKSIINPLLYKAFDHFPISNGDLSTSFLFSSPFDTSSDGNTNAKSTMDVSSMLLNMSSSVVGDFNKTSEDNTNANTSFGGLQEHGAYPIPFLREMQSTFGEQQYDNIHALVKGPNVNMPRVDDQELETVRSIGFPFNIGDAWKSNLLWDTSSFPCDLSSTYSITKCYT from the exons ATGGAAGAGATAAACAATGATGCTGAGAAACTTGATGAAGTTATGCTACCTGGGTTCAGGTTTCATCCAACTGATGAGGAGCTTGTAGGGTTTTACCTCAAGAGGAAGATCCAGCAACGCCCTTTCACTATTGAGCTCATCAAACAGCTTGATATCTATAAATATGACCCTTGGGATCTTCCAA AGTTGGCGACCACGGGAGAGAAAGAGTGGTATTTCTATTGTCCCAGGGATAGAAAATACAGAAACAGTGCAAGGCCAAATAGGGTAACTGGAGCTGGGTTCTGGAAAGCTACTGGGACTGATAGGCCAATCTACTCCTCAGAAGGTTCCAAGTGCATTGGGCTGAAGAAATCTCTGGTTTTTTACAAGGGTAGAGCTGCCAAAGGAGTTAAAACTGATTGGATGATGCATGAGTTCAGGCTACCTTCTCTCACAGATTCACTGTCCCCAAAGTATATAGACAAGAACATTCCTGCTAAT GAATCATGGGCTATTTGCAGGATATTCAAGAAAACCAATGCTACAGCTCAAAGAGCTTTATCTCAGTCTTGGGTTTCTTCCCTTCCTGAAACAAGAACCTCTGATCATATCCAAACCAAAGATCAAAACAGCATGCAGTTTTGTTCAGACATATCGTTTACAAAGAAAACTACCTTAGCCAGTCATTACTTTACTAACAATTACAATGACGCACAACCTTTGACTCCTAATAGTAGTACCACACTTTGTCCCTTAGATGTTGCCTCATACAAATCCATCATAAACCCATTGCTTTACAAAGCATTTGATCATTTTCCCATTTCAAATGGAGACCTGAGCACGAGCTTTCTGTTCTCATCTCCTTTTGACACGTCATCAGATGGTAATACTAATGCTAAATCTACCATGGACGTTTCTTCCATGTTGTTGAACATGTCATCCTCCGTGGTTGGAGATTTCAACAAGACTTCAGAGGATAATACAAATGCAAATACAAGCTTTGGTGGGTTGCAAGAGCATGGCGCCTACCCAATACCATTTCTACGTGAGATGCAAAGCACATTTGGTGAACAACAATATGATAATATTCATGCATTGGTAAAGGGTCCTAATGTGAATATGCCTCGTGTTGATGACCAAGAATTGGAAACCGTACGATCCATTGGGTTTCCATTCAATATTGGCGATGCATGGAAGTCAAATCTGCTTTGGGATACTTCCTCTTTTCCTTGTGATCTGTCATCTACTTATTCCATAACTAAGTGCTATACTTAG